In Lasioglossum baleicum chromosome 1, iyLasBale1, whole genome shotgun sequence, the genomic window tgtgggcagcaggagtcAAATACAAATCCATTTCATCGCCTAATAGTTTTTTGTACCTGAAAACAGTATAACGCtatttttagattttaaaaatttttcactgttttatatttcacctaccCAAtgtcttcgtaaatgcataaagatccgcagtctagtcacgaTAGACGACGAATCGGGAAATGACAACCTCCGGATTCGCGTAACGATCATGCATCACGAGCGGCCGAATAATTACAACGAGAGATGAGATCGACGAAACCGTTTCGCAAGGGTCGAGAAGAAAAACGACTGCCTATGCCTTTTCCTGCCTAAGCAGACTTTCGAGGATAGCGGAAAGGAAATAATCCCTATTGAAAGAAGCTCAGTTCAACGCGTGACTGTTTCTACGTCTTAGGAACACCCTGCTATTCACCGGATAAACTCTGGTCAATAGTATCAATGAGCTGCCAAGAGCAAGTTTAACAGGTGCCTGTCGACCACCCGGCAATCTGATAAAAACAGTGGCCACAGCCGCGACACCGTCGTCGGTTGGTTCAACCGCGACGGGTCTCACGTCGTTATGAAAGCTACCTACCTTATTGCGTTTACTTTTTCGCTGTGGTGAACTTGGACTGCAATCGTTACCATCGCGATCATAAATAATGGTAGCCGACGCGAACGGTCTCTTGGCCATGTGTAACATTTCGACGACGTGTCTCCTGCGTGCTCTGCGAACGTCAGCTGCTTGTTTCGCTTTCCAGGCAACCACGCAAGCAGCCAGGAATAAAAAGAAACACGAGAAGAAcacagaaaagaaaacgaaaaggtCAATGTGTAGTTGATCCTGACGGAAGAAAATCATTCCATAGGAAGCTCGACTACTTGTTTCGGACTGAACAGGATCGATAGCTCTGAGGGCGATGTGGAATTTCGTTTGATGGAGCTCGTGCTTGTCCTGCGGTAAAGTTAATACCAGCCGATTCGTCAGATTCCTTACGACCAAGATCGTGTTCCTTTGCGCGATTGTCAGGAAAGTAGCGAGACTTTTTGCATAGCATTCCATTACAATGTACTGAGGACCAGTGTTCCAATTTGGCTCGGGTGTGGTGCTATTCGAACCGTACGAATACATACTGTGCGAATGATATTCGACAACTCTCATTATGCTGCGAGTATGTTTGTCGAACCGTGTGTTTCCTGGATCTTTGCGCCATACGAATCTACTGTCCAACTCAACCTAGAAATCATTTGGAAAATCATGGAAAACTCGGCGTTTTGTTAACGGTTGTCAGCGAAAGATACATTTCATTAAACTTACATCCTGATACCCAGTTGTTGTATTCAGATTGACGACGAAAGAATCGTCGCGGGGACTGAAAAACAGATCTAAACCTCCTTGAGTTACGTCCACCATAACTCTGATGTCAACGTTCATGAAACGGGGTTGCACCATGTAGAATACCGTCTGACCAGGATTCAACGGTTTTGGTTTCATTTTGCATTCATCTGTAATCGATTCGATCCGATAAATAACAAACGACTAAGAAAATCATTAGGAAACACATAGTAACACATTATTGGAGGAGTACAAACCATAGGATCCTCCAGATATAATAGAACATTGCAATTTGAGAAAAGTAAATGCTTAGTTAAAGTGCTCAGTGCACGGATACATTAGTTTGATGTAGTGAAAAAATTTGTAACAAATATTATGATAATGGGCAATGACGTGAATTTATGCAACAGaatattttcaatgaaataacGGAGAGCAGAATGATGCTGATGAAAAATTATATGtgtcgaaaaatgaattacCTATTAATTTCGAGTCGAAACACATTTTGTTGTCGACTGTTACTGTTTTGTAACATTGATGACCCATTGTTGGATTGCCGGCATAATTTTCTTTGCATTTACTGCATTGCACCATCCAACATGGCGGCGCACCACCGGTATTCGTACCTTTTATAGGACCGCTGGTACACGATGAATTACTTTCAGTGTTATTACCGCAATTGCATTTTTCTCCCGTTACAGGGTCGCAAGTGAATCCATGACCATGGCATTCGCAACTGAAAACATATTTCGTCGATATACAGTAAAGCCGTGAGTggtaggcgaagggacagtgatcgtggagatcctcagggagctagatcgcaattttactgtattttttaacactttaccgaccgGTAGCCTGTCGGCTTTTTACCCCATCCGGTGGTCTGGAATCGGTTGTCTAGCAATAAGCTAGGACGATCGGTGAGACGTGTACAGGACGTTCAACCGCTACCGGTCGGTAAAGTATTAATATACGTCGCGAGAAAAAGAATTTTAACAAATACTAACGGTCGACACACATCGCGAAGATCTTCCGTTCCCCGGAAGTAACCCGTCATGCATTCGCCGCACTTGTCACCCTTTGTATTATTTCCACAGTTCACGCACTTCGCTTTAGACACAGGGCCTTCGACTAATTGCTTCTTTAATAGCTCTATGGACATTTTATTTATAGAATTCGGATCCTAGAAATAAAATTGATCTTTCAATATTTACTCGTTACCTATGTTACGTACACTTGGaacaaaaaatggaaattaccGGCACAGTCATACTCTCGTTAATACAAATTCGAGTATGCCCGTTACAGTATTCCAGGCATGGCACGCATTGTCCGTTATCTGCTGGATTTCCAACGAACAAGGGTAAACACTTGTCGCATTGGGGCCCCATCGTATTATTATGGCACTCTAAGCAAACGTCTAGTTTATCTGGACCGGCACAATTACTGTGACCGTTACACTGGCACTGAATCGAACAATTGGCACCTACGTAACCAAAATCGCAACGGCAAACATTTGGCTCTACGCATGTTCCTCGGACGCATCCTTGCGTACACATTGGTAcgcagatttttctaaaaagtAAAAGTACAATTATATACATGCAGGAAGGAACATGTTTAGCCCTTTTTACTGTATCTTATCGAAATCTTACCTTCCAAATTCATTAAACGATGCTGGACTGAAAaaaagatataaataaattatacgaaCTCTACAGATGATACTATCGATGTTAAGGAAGACAAAATATTACGTTTCAGTTTTGTATCCATCGCCGCACATGCATTCGAATCCTTCTACCAAATCGAAGCATTTTTCGCTTTTCGGTGAGCATGTATGGTGACCATTGGTACACTCGTTTTCCGGAGGACACCGTACATAGTGCCAAGAGAACACTGGTTTCGACGATGCGCTTGGAATCAACATTGTTACGTTGTCTGGATTTTCGAGTGCTTCTGCATAATGTGGAAATAATGTAGTTATCAGTGCTGAAATCATTTGTAAGTAAACATTTCATCCAGTTCGATACTAACTCAATTAAAATAATGTTATCGCTCTTTAATAATTATCCTTACGTGGTTCCGTCTGAGGAAATTGTTGATAATAAAGCATTTCGCAGGTACCGCCAGCTGGATGATCTGTAGGTGCTTCGAGCGAACCCTCCGTACATATTCCTTGACCAGTTATGTTAGCTGAATCTAAAGAGCACCATCCGCAATGCGAATGTTTCAAACATGTACTACATTGTTTAAAAACTGAGCATGGTTCGGGACAATGATCAATATCAGAGTTACGCAGTACTAAACCGCATACACCGCCAGCGCAGTAAAGTGGTTGATACGATGGAGAGATGcactgaaataaatttatttgataaTTGTGTCGTATAATTCATTGCTTCGTGttattacagtaaagtcgcgatccaGCTCCACGAGGGTCTCCACGATCACATGGCGGCTTTACTGTACAGTTATATATTTACTTCGTTGAGTTGCGTTGACCATCTACACTCCCGCCATCCTCCCTCGGCTCCTGTACCCTTCAGACATTCTTTGCAATCTCTATGATCAGCGCATCGTTTTTCACACTGCGAAAAGTGGCTTCCCACTTTAATACTGGAGTCATCGAAAATGTCATCCGATATGCAATTCCAGTCGTACACAGGTTCACGAGTTACCGCAACTACTAATCCATCCAATGACATTTAggaattgattaaaagctgtttATAGGCAGCCAGATAAGCAGCACTGTATTTTAGACAATTTCTATAACTTACGAGTCTCCAGGACCTGCCGTGTCCATGCGCATCCTTCGAGACTGTTGCATTTCTCGCAATCGCTTGCTGGACACTGTCGTTCGCGACACTGATTCACATCTACCACTGACGTTTCTCTGGTATCGCACTTATATAATTCATCGCAATCTTTTTCGTCCGGTATACACTTTCCGTGTATACCGATCGTACAGTTTGGGCACCACTTACATATCGGTTTCTCACTTTTATAATATGGCCATTCTGCTAAACACTCTGTACAAGTTCGAAAGTTCTGACACTTTCTAGTTTCCATCCATTTCGAGTCGCAAACAACTCCATTCGACACTTGAGCCTGACTAACGTTGCTACATCTGAAACGGAATGCGTTTTTACCATTTTTCTAATTGATGCGAAAAACTTGTCGAAACAAACATTCGATGTACCTTTTATTCTTACTATCAGATTCTTCGTTCGAGAAACAAAACGAAGCATTGTTTCCGCTGAATGTAGTAACAGAACAAAAAGAGCATCCAAAATACTTTCTGCAAGTTAGTTTATCAGTCCAGAGGTTGCACAAATCCTCGGGTATGTTTATGAGAGTAACGTGACTTTTGATTCCCCCGTCGAAACCCCCAACAACGTACACAGCGTTCGATTCTGGATCAGCATGGGTCATTGCGTGAGCATACGCTGGCGGCGGAGGACTTCCAATAACTTCCATATCTTTTGTTATCAAACGAATCCATAAATTACAGGAGTATTTATATGCGATCAACGAGTCGGAAGTATTGTGAGGATTTTGGCGTCCACCAAATATGACCATATACTCGTCGGTAGTAACCGCGGAATGAAGAAATCTAGCTTGTGGCTGTAACAGAACAATACTGTTGTCATTCTAATCTGTCTCCGATAcagtaatgaatagactgcggatctttatgcctttatgaagaaattaattcggtgaaatataaaacagtaatggattagcaaaattcaagaatatcgtAGTGTTGTTTTGTAACGTGggattaaatcaatttttattttattcctgctttccacgatcaatgcagaatatttttatatcgcataaagatcctcagtccaATAATGAATAAACGTTCTCTTACCAAACTATTTCCGTCGGTAAGATCATCGTCAAATGGTGGAAGTACGGACCACGCGCGAgttatataatttaatgcatatAATTTATTCGAGATAAACGTTCGATTTATTGCATACGTATATCCACCAAAGATATAAAAGCTATCCGACTGACTATGGTACACTGTCGAGTGACCATAAACTCCTAATGGTCCATTGCCAACTGTGTTTATAGTGTCCCATGTTTCTGACTCCAAATTGAATTCCCATACCGTGTCCAGGTAACCGTACTTAGGACTAAATCCTCCGATTAGTATCAAACTTTCTGTTTCTCCGTTTCTGCGTAAAGTCAATGTGTGCCCGGCTAAAGGTGGTGGTTCTCTTTTCGATTCGTCCTGCATAATTTGCATCCACCTCTGATTTTGCAAACTAAACTTCCAGAAATCGCTCAGCGTATTGTTAGACAATCCTTGAACGTCTTCTTCTTTCATCGACAAGCCACCGTAAACGTATATCTGTTGTCTACTGTGGACTATCTCCGTCGCATGAAAGTATCTGCCTTGAGGCATAGAAGCTTCCGAAGTAGATTCCACAGTAATAGGCATCCAGGTGTTATTTTTAGTATCAAAAAGTCTAATATCATTTAGAGGACCATGGCTAAGCGAATATCCGCCAAACATCCATAGGCTGCCTCGTCTGTCGGCGACCAACGTGTGACCGAATCTTGGTAGTGTTTTCCGTAGATGATCCAAATGGTCTGCCAAATATTCCGAGTTGAACAATTCAGTGAATATCAGTTGATGATCTTTGATTTTAATTGAGCAATCACGTCCACCGTATCCAGGCGTGCAAACGCAACGTCCGTAACCCTTATCGCAAGCTCCTTGTTTCTTAGACGACGTACAGTTGTTCGGACATATCTCGATGTCGCAATTAATTCCGACGAAACCGACTTTACAGAAACAATTCCCGTTTCGGCATTCCCGGTTTCCAGGACAATTGTCGCATGTCATTATTATGTAACTCGCGTTGAAACCTTCGACTTCGTCCAGCTGTTTGTAGTGTACAGTAAGAAATCCAGACTTGGCTTCCACCGTTACCGGATAATCCGTACTCTCTGTACAATAAACGCCCAACAGTTGACTTTGATGACTGGTAGTCGAAGAAACGAATTCGGGAAGCCCGTCGTATACGTAAACGCTATTCTCTTGACAACTAACATTAATATCATCGTGTATAGTAAATTGTATTACACTCTGTGGTCCTGAAAGCATCGTGTCCGATGAAAGATCCGTTTTCGGACTGACTATCCAGAGGCATTCTCTCGTCGGCGATTCTCCGAAATGACTTTCCCATAACGACAATTGCGAATGTCTGCTACCAAGACCTTGCTTGCCAGTTCCTTCTCCTCCCAACATGCCTCGCGATATGCAACCATAATAACACATTCCACCGCCTCTCGGATCACCATAATACCCTTTCTTACAACGCTGGCACATATCTCCTTGCGTGTTATCGCGGCAGAAACATATACCAGTTTGTCGATCGCAAATGTCTAGGTTTTTATCTCCGTGTTCGTTGCAGTTACACTTCTTGCAGCCAAGCGGCGTCGTAGCATTCCCATAACTACCCGCTTTACATTCCTCGCAGTATCTGCCTGTGGTCCAGTCTTGGCATTCGTCGCAGATGCCTGGCCCCTGCACGCAAGTAGAATGATTGTAACAACCACAATTCGTTCTACAGTCTGGTCCTGTCCAGCCGAGATAACATTCGCATTTGTAATCGGGTGCTTCGCTGCAGTAACCGTTCACGCATTTCTCGAAGCATGTTTTCGTGCAGTTCTCTTTGCCGTCCCCATTGAAACCTCTTTTGCACTGACAACTGAAACTACCGTGAGTGTTGGTGCATAACGCGTCGGGATGGCAATCGTGCAAGCCTAAGTCGCATTCATCGACATCCGGGCATTGAGCGTACGCCCAACCTGATTCGTCCGCCTCCAACGTGGTGTTTTGATATTCGTTGATCACTAAACTACAATTAACATGCGGTTGATTGAAGTCTCCTTGCACGCACGCCCCCAAAATCGGATTTTCCAGACTGTAACACCAACCGCAGCTTAACGAGTGTAAACAATTCGAACAGTTCGTGTGTCGACTGCAGCTTTTGCATTGATCGTTGCCTGTTAAGGACGATCCCGATCTTGAAGTTACTCCCATAAGCCCGGCTTGATCCATCCATTCCCGGCACAAGCCAAACTGATATTCGGACGTGTATACCGAGAAAGAAAAGCATTCCTGCGTAGCTTCGCACCACACGCATCTTCCACGCTCATCTAAGCATTGCGTGCAATTCGAACGTTGTCTGCAAGGAATGGGACATTGATCGAGACTGACAACAGCATTCGGCAGTCTACCTATTCTCGCGCATCGAGCCTCCTCTGTCCACCATTCGCACAAATTACTACCAACGCAAGATTCGCAAGAGATGTAATTAGAACAGTTAGCACAAGTGGAAGGTGTGATGGTCAGATAATGCCATTCGCGAATCGGATTGCCGTCCTCATCCCATTCCATGTCGGCTACGCAACTTTCTGTTTCGTTGATGGAACGTGAAAggcatttattaataatatcacACCAGCCGCACGACGAGTCGGTTAAACAGTGAAGACAGTTTTTGTACTGATGGCAGGATCCATTTTGATATGGTTCAAGATATTCAAATGTAAATACTTTCGGATTCTCGGTTTTCTTGTTATGGGTGATCTCCATTTTGCTCGCGTACGCATAACTGGTAGTAACCATTCGTTTCGATTCGAAATCTAATAAATATCGGCCCGGCATCAACATCATCTGATGTCCGTCTGGCCATTTCGTTGGTATACATTGTGATGTCTCGGCAGTTAAATTTGCGACTAATTCCTGAAAAAGATTCGTTCGAATGAAGGTGATCGTATACGTGAAATAATGAACGATGgtttaaattattaatgaaaatatgaaaCAGCAATTTACCAGTTCTTCGGGATCGCTGCTCCGTGATACATGAAGTGTCGCGCTGTTATAACT contains:
- the Megf8 gene encoding multiple EGF like domains 8 isoform X1, which translates into the protein MGWVSSTTVWITIWSCFLRGLQLAPQTSPKQVPCDKTRKVFTDSWGIISDGPLGSNYTQDSHCEWLIKANNSRQFITLSFRTMGTECSYDYVFVYDGDSFRSPLLGSFSGKTEPQQVTSSSGYMLILLYSDTNYVLDGFHAEFSVTNCPNNCTNHGKCINNKCVCENDWGGRDCSRALCPNNCSYGGDCNTKRCQCHDGYSGQSCSLHKTHPEGNKWHWLSHSEGGLRPRAAHTAVYIKESDSLYVFGGYDLNDILSDLEVYQFSTSQWEDAYGNVLERTSSAEYLDPMLIGTELERMGAGAKELYGVRRSSLMFRVLYSIKDNNTFSLRNHGNSENLHGRSEFRNTPEHKAHERKIQEARDGEASKSTIRIERNDDQRRKHSRHTKLRYAQTARHRRNLEDFDLYRELHASNIKSGISNWEEQSVEDSVQENISIQEPKSSTDESFKDESTKSSIDELPKPSPRYGHAACRYNDGFVIYGGKVQDGSLSNELWHYNVNTRIWTLRAKNSPFYPPQLTRHTLTLANDHIYLFGGSTVDGEFSSSLYTIKLNLSDPTATTERWREVHPRGGKELDVRVVAHSTVYHRATNSLLVYGGVVASVARFSKLSDRMFVFQLDRKVWSEIHYPRAHLRDTYVPRERAFHTCNIIGNYLVVFGGYSHRHNKEEICYDNQMYLYHLGCHAWVSHDVLGLNDKDSRYPKQQGVFAHAADVRNGNTLLLVGGYHGNVNADLLGYTLPPMLAPGDEDYTEPELLCSRHKSLMECSANPECGWCSADEICYGRTIGSNCTTNLQTTRCPGVCPALGDCHSCLIHGQPGGGWGTTARGKKSISNKLNLGTCTWCVQNARCHHKDDNYGVCGLRDDTLSQIPGWWGPKGTEIIKVEECREMDKRPGLTFLKYKPPVNFSQPDSVTIVNATTVDFNVPSMQGAKTESALGGEMIARLIGFLRPPQYFWDNTVEHLKICVSYNSATLHVSRSSDPEELELVANLTAETSQCIPTKWPDGHQMMLMPGRYLLDFESKRMVTTSYAYASKMEITHNKKTENPKVFTFEYLEPYQNGSCHQYKNCLHCLTDSSCGWCDIINKCLSRSINETESCVADMEWDEDGNPIREWHYLTITPSTCANCSNYISCESCVGSNLCEWWTEEARCARIGRLPNAVVSLDQCPIPCRQRSNCTQCLDERGRCVWCEATQECFSFSVYTSEYQFGLCREWMDQAGLMGVTSRSGSSLTGNDQCKSCSRHTNCSNCLHSLSCGWCYSLENPILGACVQGDFNQPHVNCSLVINEYQNTTLEADESGWAYAQCPDVDECDLGLHDCHPDALCTNTHGSFSCQCKRGFNGDGKENCTKTCFEKCVNGYCSEAPDYKCECYLGWTGPDCRTNCGCYNHSTCVQGPGICDECQDWTTGRYCEECKAGSYGNATTPLGCKKCNCNEHGDKNLDICDRQTGICFCRDNTQGDMCQRCKKGYYGDPRGGGMCYYGCISRGMLGGEGTGKQGLGSRHSQLSLWESHFGESPTRECLWIVSPKTDLSSDTMLSGPQSVIQFTIHDDINVSCQENSVYVYDGLPEFVSSTTSHQSQLLGVYCTESTDYPVTVEAKSGFLTVHYKQLDEVEGFNASYIIMTCDNCPGNRECRNGNCFCKVGFVGINCDIEICPNNCTSSKKQGACDKGYGRCVCTPGYGGRDCSIKIKDHQLIFTELFNSEYLADHLDHLRKTLPRFGHTLVADRRGSLWMFGGYSLSHGPLNDIRLFDTKNNTWMPITVESTSEASMPQGRYFHATEIVHSRQQIYVYGGLSMKEEDVQGLSNNTLSDFWKFSLQNQRWMQIMQDESKREPPPLAGHTLTLRRNGETESLILIGGFSPKYGYLDTVWEFNLESETWDTINTVGNGPLGVYGHSTVYHSQSDSFYIFGGYTYAINRTFISNKLYALNYITRAWSVLPPFDDDLTDGNSLPQARFLHSAVTTDEYMVIFGGRQNPHNTSDSLIAYKYSCNLWIRLITKDMEVIGSPPPPAYAHAMTHADPESNAVYVVGGFDGGIKSHVTLINIPEDLCNLWTDKLTCRKYFGCSFCSVTTFSGNNASFCFSNEESDSKNKRCSNVSQAQVSNGVVCDSKWMETRKCQNFRTCTECLAEWPYYKSEKPICKWCPNCTIGIHGKCIPDEKDCDELYKCDTRETSVVDVNQCRERQCPASDCEKCNSLEGCAWTRQVLETLVAVTREPVYDWNCISDDIFDDSSIKVGSHFSQCEKRCADHRDCKECLKGTGAEGGWRECRWSTQLNECISPSYQPLYCAGGVCGLVLRNSDIDHCPEPCSVFKQCSTCLKHSHCGWCSLDSANITGQGICTEGSLEAPTDHPAGGTCEMLYYQQFPQTEPPLITTLFPHYAEALENPDNVTMLIPSASSKPVFSWHYVRCPPENECTNGHHTCSPKSEKCFDLVEGFECMCGDGYKTETPASFNEFGRKICVPMCTQGCVRGTCVEPNVCRCDFGYVGANCSIQCQCNGHSNCAGPDKLDVCLECHNNTMGPQCDKCLPLFVGNPADNGQCVPCLEYCNGHTRICINESMTVPDPNSINKMSIELLKKQLVEGPVSKAKCVNCGNNTKGDKCGECMTGYFRGTEDLRDVCRPCECHGHGFTCDPVTGEKCNCGNNTESNSSCTSGPIKGTNTGGAPPCWMVQCSKCKENYAGNPTMGHQCYKTVTVDNKMCFDSKLIDECKMKPKPLNPGQTVFYMVQPRFMNVDIRVMVDVTQGGLDLFFSPRDDSFVVNLNTTTGYQDVELDSRFVWRKDPGNTRFDKHTRSIMRVVEYHSHSMYSYGSNSTTPEPNWNTGPQYIVMECYAKSLATFLTIAQRNTILVVRNLTNRLVLTLPQDKHELHQTKFHIALRAIDPVQSETSSRASYGMIFFRQDQLHIDLFVFFSVFFSCFFLFLAACVVAWKAKQAADVRRARRRHVVEMLHMAKRPFASATIIYDRDGNDCSPSSPQRKSKRNKVGSFHNDVRPVAVEPTDDGVAAVATVFIRLPGGRQAPVKLALGSSLILLTRVYPVNSRVFLRRRNSHALN
- the Megf8 gene encoding multiple EGF like domains 8 isoform X3, translated to MGWVSSTTVWITIWSCFLRGLQLAPQTSPKQVPCDKTRKVFTDSWGIISDGPLGSNYTQDSHCEWLIKANNSRQFITLSFRTMGTECSYDYVFVYDGDSFRSPLLGSFSGKTEPQQVTSSSGYMLILLYSDTNYVLDGFHAEFSVTNCPNNCTNHGKCINNKCVCENDWGGRDCSRALCPNNCSYGGDCNTKRCQCHDGYSGQSCSLHKTHPEGNKWHWLSHSEGGLRPRAAHTAVYIKESDSLYVFGGYDLNDILSDLEVYQFSTSQWEDAYGNVLERTSSAEYLDPMLIGTELERMGAGAKELYGVRRSSLMFRVLYSIKDNNTFSLRNHGNSENLHGRSEFRNTPEHKAHERKIQEARDGEASKSTIRIERNDDQRRKHSRHTKLRYAQTARHRRNLEDFDLYRELHASNIKSGISNWEEQSVEDSVQENISIQEPKSSTDESFKDESTKSSIDELPKPSPRYGHAACRYNDGFVIYGGKVQDGSLSNELWHYNVNTRIWTLRAKNSPFYPPQLTRHTLTLANDHIYLFGGSTVDGEFSSSLYTIKLNLSDPTATTERWREVHPRGGKELDVRVVAHSTVYHRATNSLLVYGGVVASVARFSKLSDRMFVFQLDRKVWSEIHYPRAHLRDTYVPRERAFHTCNIIGNYLVVFGGYSHRHNKEEICYDNQMYLYHLGCHAWVSHDVLGLNDKDSRYPKQQGVFAHAADVRNGNTLLLVGGYHGNVNADLLGYTLPPMLAPGDEDYTEPELLCSRHKSLMECSANPECGWCSADEICYGRTIGSNCTTNLQTTRCPGVCPALGDCHSCLIHGQPGGGWGTTARGKKSISNKLNLGTCTWCVQNARCHHKDDNYGVCGLRDDTLSQIPGWWGPKGTEIIKVEECREMDKRPGLTFLKYKPPVNFSQPDSVTIVNATTVDFNVPSMQGAKTESALGGEMIARLIGFLRPPQYFWDNTVEHLKICVSYNSATLHVSRSSDPEELELVANLTAETSQCIPTKWPDGHQMMLMPGRYLLDFESKRMVTTSYAYASKMEITHNKKTENPKVFTFEYLEPYQNGSCHQYKNCLHCLTDSSCGWCDIINKCLSRSINETESCVADMEWDEDGNPIREWHYLTITPSTCANCSNYISCESCVGSNLCEWWTEEARCARIGRLPNAVVSLDQCPIPCRQRSNCTQCLDERGRCVWCEATQECFSFSVYTSEYQFGLCREWMDQAGLMGVTSRSGSSLTGNDQCKSCSRHTNCSNCLHSLSCGWCYSLENPILGACVQGDFNQPHVNCSLVINEYQNTTLEADESGWAYAQCPDVDECDLGLHDCHPDALCTNTHGSFSCQCKRGFNGDGKENCTKTCFEKCVNGYCSEAPDYKCECYLGWTGPDCRTNCGCYNHSTCVQGPGICDECQDWTTGRYCEECKAGSYGNATTPLGCKKCNCNEHGDKNLDICDRQTGICFCRDNTQGDMCQRCKKGYYGDPRGGGMCYYGCISRGMLGGEGTGKQGLGSRHSQLSLWESHFGESPTRECLWIVSPKTDLSSDTMLSGPQSVIQFTIHDDINVSCQENSVYVYDGLPEFVSSTTSHQSQLLGVYCTESTDYPVTVEAKSGFLTVHYKQLDEVEGFNASYIIMTCDNCPGNRECRNGNCFCKVGFVGINCDIEICPNNCTSSKKQGACDKGYGRCVCTPGYGGRDCSIKIKDHQLIFTELFNSEYLADHLDHLRKTLPRFGHTLVADRRGSLWMFGGYSLSHGPLNDIRLFDTKNNTWMPITVESTSEASMPQGRYFHATEIVHSRQQIYVYGGLSMKEEDVQGLSNNTLSDFWKFSLQNQRWMQIMQDESKREPPPLAGHTLTLRRNGETESLILIGGFSPKYGYLDTVWEFNLESETWDTINTVGNGPLGVYGHSTVYHSQSDSFYIFGGYTYAINRTFISNKLYALNYITRAWSVLPPFDDDLTDGNSLPQARFLHSAVTTDEYMVIFGGRQNPHNTSDSLIAYKYSCNLWIRLITKDMEVIGSPPPPAYAHAMTHADPESNAVYVVGGFDGGIKSHVTLINIPEDLCNLWTDKLTCRKYFGCSFCSVTTFSGNNASFCFSNEESDSKNKRCSNVSQAQVSNGVVCDSKWMETRKCQNFRTCTECLAEWPYYKSEKPICKWCPNCTIGIHGKCIPDEKDCDELYKCDTRETSVVDVNQCRERQCPASDCEKCNSLEGCAWTRQVLETLVAVTREPVYDWNCISDDIFDDSSIKVGSHFSQCEKRCADHRDCKECLKGTGAEGGWRECRWSTQLNECISPSYQPLYCAGGVCGLVLRNSDIDHCPEPCSVFKQCSTCLKHSHCGWCSLDSANITGQGICTEGSLEAPTDHPAGGTCEMLYYQQFPQTEPQALENPDNVTMLIPSASSKPVFSWHYVRCPPENECTNGHHTCSPKSEKCFDLVEGFECMCGDGYKTETPASFNEFGRKICVPMCTQGCVRGTCVEPNVCRCDFGYVGANCSIQCQCNGHSNCAGPDKLDVCLECHNNTMGPQCDKCLPLFVGNPADNGQCVPCLEYCNGHTRICINESMTVPDPNSINKMSIELLKKQLVEGPVSKAKCVNCGNNTKGDKCGECMTGYFRGTEDLRDVCRPCECHGHGFTCDPVTGEKCNCGNNTESNSSCTSGPIKGTNTGGAPPCWMVQCSKCKENYAGNPTMGHQCYKTVTVDNKMCFDSKLIDECKMKPKPLNPGQTVFYMVQPRFMNVDIRVMVDVTQGGLDLFFSPRDDSFVVNLNTTTGYQDVELDSRFVWRKDPGNTRFDKHTRSIMRVVEYHSHSMYSYGSNSTTPEPNWNTGPQYIVMECYAKSLATFLTIAQRNTILVVRNLTNRLVLTLPQDKHELHQTKFHIALRAIDPVQSETSSRASYGMIFFRQDQLHIDLFVFFSVFFSCFFLFLAACVVAWKAKQAADVRRARRRHVVEMLHMAKRPFASATIIYDRDGNDCSPSSPQRKSKRNKVGSFHNDVRPVAVEPTDDGVAAVATVFIRLPGGRQAPVKLALGSSLILLTRVYPVNSRVFLRRRNSHALN